Genomic segment of Veillonella parvula DSM 2008:
TGCAATTAGTTAAATTAATATCTGCAATTAATTTTTGAAGTCTATTTACACATTGTTCTAATGTTTTCAAAAGTTCTTCAGGGTTCTCATTCGGTACTTCCCCTTCTTGCACTAAACTATTTTGAGTTAAGCGAAGCTCTAAATCGCTTATTTTATAATTTAAATCAGATCGTTCTTGTAATGCTTCTGCTAGTTTCATAAACTCTCCTCTCAAAAAGATATATCAAGTTACTTATAAAATACTATGTACAACAATATATATATTCACCAATTCTTATTATACAGCACTATTGAACGGCTTATAATACTTTCTGCATCATCACGTGAGGACATCCTTCATCTAGGTATTCTTCTCCTTCAGCACGATATCCAAGGGATTCATAGAATGGTTTGGCCTGTACTTGCGCCGACAAGGAACACGTCTTAAATCCGTCACGGCGAATAGCATTTTCAGCGGCCATCATAATCTTAGTACCTAAATGTTGTCCACGATACAACTTACGTACCGCCATGCGACCAATATGTGCATCTCCAGCTACATCACTGGGAAAATATCGACACGTACCAGCCGCTTTACCATCAATGGATAAGAGCACAAACTTTGCAGTCTCATCGATTTCATCAAACTCGTCTTCAAAACCCTGTTCTTTCATAAATACATCGATACGAATTTGTTTTATTTCCTCTGTTATATGATCTAAGATTTGAATAATCATGGGTGCCCTTTCTGATTATAAGTACATTTATAAGAATCGATTCATGTGTATTACAAAATACCCTATAAACAATGAAAGCTTCTTATTTTTATTATATCAAAAATACGCTTAATCCCACAAAACTTCTCTGTTCCTATTAATTCCCGCATCAAAAATATTTTAAAACTTCCATGAAATTCATTTTTAGGTATTGCATAATTTTATCATTTGGGTTTATACTATACCCAATATTTTAGAAAGGAGCAACC
This window contains:
- a CDS encoding GNAT family N-acetyltransferase, encoding MIIQILDHITEEIKQIRIDVFMKEQGFEDEFDEIDETAKFVLLSIDGKAAGTCRYFPSDVAGDAHIGRMAVRKLYRGQHLGTKIMMAAENAIRRDGFKTCSLSAQVQAKPFYESLGYRAEGEEYLDEGCPHVMMQKVL